Within Vicia villosa cultivar HV-30 ecotype Madison, WI linkage group LG1, Vvil1.0, whole genome shotgun sequence, the genomic segment actgcctggtcctccagttggaggcttcattcagcttctggtataggtataccagaatagctgacccccagttccactggtgaatgatagtcaggtccatgaagtagcagaGATAAGTCATGTTGACGTATGTTGCACTCTtatccacaaagagtgcagtgcctaccaaaaacatgaaccagcaccaGAGAGCGCACGCACGATGATACTCCGTAAAAAGCTCGTCCTTCGCCTGCTCGAACTCGTCCGCCGCCACTAGGTGGTTCTCATACAACTCTTTCAAGCTGGAGAACCGGATATGGGCCCCACTCGTCGTCCTGCACTCAAACTCAGCCATGTATGAGTCCATACCTAGATAGTCGACCATCCACTCGatcgcctcgaccctctggatccgggaatggTGCAGCAGTCTccctctgatcggcaggtggagcagaCAATGAACATCGTGTAatgtgatcgtcaactccccaaccggtaagtggaaagaagacgtctcccgaTGCCACCGCTCCACGAAATCCCCCTGCATGTCATGGCTGATAGTGAtatacccggtcatgcacaacccaccGAGACCAGAAGCAGTCaccacatcattaaaccactgcgcctctggtttaaaCAGATCAAAAAAATTTcgcgcgtggttcaccatttttagcGTCGCCTTTTcgtgttacaacaaaaacaaaaaaaaaatattgttaattagaccgtgaagaaaatgtgaaataaaaagctaaataaaaaaatggttaaataataaagtcggataaatttaaaaaaatacctctccctcccaggcacgtcgagcgacgtgctcgtggtaggaaatcagcacggaagtgtccctaggccctcccatgtagccctcctcctcctcctccctgtGCGGAGGATCAGCATCAGGTATCTCCTCGTCctcctggtatctcacctcctcctcctcctcctcctcccgcaCCTTCTCCTGATGGAAAGAAGATACTCGAGCCAGCCAACTCCTTTATCCAGACAAGGAACCAGGCTCATCCATCTGGTCGGGTACTCGTACTCTACCCGTCTCTGCGTCGATGCCAGCTGCGCCACACGCTCGCGTCTAAACGATGTTGTCTGTGTCTCTCTGCCATGTCTATGACGTGCCTAATTGCTtgccattttcctgaaaaaattgaaatcgtttagaaaataaaaataatcatagtaaataatcaagaaaataaaaaatgcaaataatcaagaaaattaaaaaaaaaatgcaattctgactcatttcggaagttcatttccgaaactggtgagggaggtgttttcagaaatgaactttcgTAACCCCCCCGCGAACACCATTTTTGCAGGTTTCATGGCAGGCACCCTAAACACTTCAAAACCAGTTtttatgcttctaaacaaccctaGAGACTTctaacaacctacccctatatcatttttcTAATTCCTAAAAACCCTATTATGCATTTCAATCATAGATCTAAAGTTttagaaacttacaaattgaaggtGATTGTGATGCTTTAGAATGTAGTAGAACAAGTAGATGAAGCCTTTGAAGTAGCCTTGGAAGTTGGTTTGCTGAAAATCTTAGAGAGGTTGagattgaaagtgatttagggtaaatgtgttttgggggaggctgttttgtttaaacagcagaacgcgcaatatttcggaaatgcatttttgaaatgttgttttcggaaatacatttttgaaaaaaaaattatgtaaaaaaaaagtgatttcggaaatgGATCTCCGAAATcagtttttttttaacttcggaaatgcatttccaaagtaAATAGGCATTTAGAGAATTTCAGCGAGAGTGGTCAAGAAAGAAGGGAGGTCAAcaaagaaattttcatattttaatatgGCCCATTTAAAACCGATGTGGGAATATCATTCCATCATAATTCAAAGAggataaaacaattttttttaagttgAAAATTCActcaaataatataatcaaaattatataaaaatagttGGAAAAAAAACCACAACTTGTGTGTTGTTCCTCTTTACACGAGTCTTTGCACTTCTCTAAAAGATCCACAATTTCTAACTAGAGAAATAAAAAGTGtcaaatcaaattttctataataaaaaatcaaatatacttTTTAATTATACTAATTAAATTATCTTACATGATTAAagatatcattaaaaaaaaatactaaatgtTGCCTTAAAATATGGATCATTTTTATCGTCAACAATACATTGAATAATCACGTTATTACCATCCACACATTTATTTAGTAACCAACATTCATacaaaatgaatttaaaatacaTATTTGAATACTCATGAAATTATAACATCATATTCTTGATCAAATTTGGAGTTTTTTTTCAAAGTCATACATTCATTTtgattgtttaatttaatttactccacaatctataatataagaaaattaatggttgtagaAAAGTTCAAattacccttatttgattttttgtcaccacattaaaattgtagttttttggtctttgtaacataaagttcttaattttattattaaaataatacaactcttatattttatcaaacttatcaaatctctctctattctctattttttttctctttcatcactttcccacttctttttaaaaaaaaaatctatcaatctataatctataatataagaaaattaatggttgtggaaaagtccaaaatacccttatttgattttttgccaccacattaaaattgtggttttttggtctttgtaccataaatttcttaatctataatataagaaaattaatggttgtggaaaagtccaaaatacccttatttgattttttgccaccacattaaaattgtggttttttggtctttgtaccataaagttcttaattttattattaaaataatacaactcttatattttatcaaacttatcaaatctctctctattctctatttttttttctttcatcactttctcacatcttttttcaaaaaaaaaaaaactatcaatctataatctataatataagaaaattaatggttgtgaaaaagtccaaaatacccttatttgattttttaccaccacattaaaattttggttttttggtctttgtaccataaagttcttaattttattattaacataatacaactcttagaccatttacaatgggggtgttgaaaaaattattcaatagttgaatgtctacaatggtttgttgaatgaggtgtttaatatgatgtggattaattggtgttgaaaagattcaacatgttgaatgagaaaaaagtggggccacatgcaacactttacacaattttattggttgttgtgattatttagattttattttcttttaatcatttaaaattaattatttcatagtaaataaattttttatttatttttatttttatcaaaattcattattttttttcctctataaatagagacttggttcatttgatttggactcataaaaaaaattcacttttaattgataatagatattaatatataatcataaaaacaaaactttaaaagaaaataagaatatgatgtgaggtagggtgttgaattttattaaacaaaactattgtagtgaaaaaaaattgaataggtgttgaattattaggtggaagagagagaagatgatgtggaagataaaaagtgaaaagtagggtgttgaataatgtaaccattgtacatagtcttatattttatcaaacttatcaaatctcttcctattctatatttttttttctctttcatcactttctcacttcttccttccaaaaaaaatctatcaatctatctataatataagaaacttaatggttgtggaaaagtccaaattacccttatttgattttttgtcaccacattaaaattgttgttttttggtctttgtaacataaagttcttaattttattattaaaataatacaacttttatattttatcaaacttatcaaatctctctctattctctatttttttctctttcatcactttctcacttcttttttcaaaaaaaaaactatcaatctataatctataaaataataaaattaatggttgtggaaaaatccaaaatacccttatttatttttttgccaCTAcgttaaaattgtggttttttggtctttgtaccataaaatttttaattttattattaaaataatataacttttatattttatcaaacttatcaaacctctctctattctctattttttttctctttcatcactttctcacttctttcttccaaaaaatatatatcaatctataatataagaaaattaatggttgtggaaaagtccaaaatacccttatatttgtaaatgatacctaaaaaaaatgaagtctgtttacgggaaaaaatctattattgacttaaatatttttatatacgagaaattgtatttatgatcaaatatttttgatcagaaaatggtatacgggaaaaaatatattattgatctaaatattttaatatacgaaaatttaatattgatccaaatatttttgtaaataatacctaaacaaaattaatatttgtatacggaaaaaaactattatttacgaaaaatggtatttatgacccaaatatttttcatttaaaatggtattcgggaaaaaatttattattgatctaaatatttttatatacgaaatttactattgatccaaatatttttgtaaatgataccttaacaaaaatgaagtctctatacgggaaaaaaatctattattgatttaaatatttttatatacacgggaaaaaatttattattgatctaaatatttttatatatgaaataatcaattatttatctaatatATAAAGATAAAGTAAGATGAAGACCATGTCAAAATGACATTTTACTCCTTGTCAAAGTTTTGAAACACAACTTTCATTTCCCTATCCGATATTCTACCCATCATCGTTCACTTCAACATGGCGGTTTCACCTTACGCCGCCGTTTCAACACCGCGTGTTTGTTCTCCGCCTAGGTCAAAACCTCACTCTTCTATTCAATCCTCTaaattattcaattcaatttcaaCTAATTCTCACTGCGTTTTCGCTTTTACCAATGCAGTGTTTCCACTaaaatcaactctggattgaaactCCAATCTTTACGTGTGCccttttctttcttcttattcAATTTCACCCCTTTCTTTCGTTTTTCGCTTACTGTTTTCATTTGCAGGTCCTCTTGGAGCGCTCTCAGTTTCTTCTAACGTAAATGCTCAGTTTTTCGGTAAAGTTTACAAAGTTCTCAATTTCCGGTAATTCTCATAAACCCTAAATCTGAAAACACAGTGTTTTTGTTTACGCCATTACACTAGAAGGGTTTTTACAAAAGTTATATATATGGTTGTATAAAAAGATTGATATAAGCAGTGCCTAATTTTCATGTTCTCAGGTATGCTAACCAGAAACCAGTTAGGGCACAAATTCAAATGATGCCCATTGGAACTCCTAGAGTCCCCTATAAAACACCTGGTGAAGGAGGTTGGCAATGGGTTGATTTATGGAATGCCCTTGTAAGTTGTTATATCTCGATATATTTATCATTAGGCAATACTCATAGACTATGAAACACAAACACCAGAAATACGATACTAACACTCACACCTCgaaccaataataatttgaaaaaatgaataaattaaacgaaATCACAAATGTCGGTGTCAGACACGGACACTGATGCAAACACTCCTTTGTCACATAGTTATGGATCTCATATAAATATCAGATACTTTTTTATGAAGTTAATTTCTACAAAGGACTTTGCATTATTTGATGCAGTATCGAGACCGTATTATCTTCATTGGACAAGATATAGATGAGCAATTTAGTAATCAAATATTGGCAACTATGCTGTATCTGGACAGTATAGATAGCTCCGAGAAGCTCTATATGTACATTAATGGTCCTGGTGGGGATGTAAGTAATGATTCTAGTGTTAGGAGATCAATAGTTGTATCCTTCTGTTTCTTGCTTCATGTTCCTTTAGACTATCGGGTATTTAACTTGCTTCAACTTTCAACATTTGCAGCTTACACCATGCATGGCTCTCTATGATACCATGCAGAGCTTGAAGACTCCTATAGCAACTCATTGTATTGGCCAAGCTTATAATTTTTCAGCGTTTCTTCTTGCAGCTGGAGAAAAGGTGTTGTATTATTCTACTGTCTATTGATACAACTTGTAGAAGTTAAGCTTGTCATAGTACAGAGTTTAATGGTTAGAGATTTTGCAATTTTAATATAATCAAAGATTATCTATGTTAAGGAGTTGTATAGTTAGAGATTTACCTTATCAATATAATTAGGGATGACATATGTTGAATGGACTTAGTACTTACCTACAGAAGTAATACTTTTGCATTATACACAAATATGGT encodes:
- the LOC131637464 gene encoding ATP-dependent Clp protease proteolytic subunit-related protein 2, chloroplastic-like produces the protein MAVSPYAAVSTPRVCSPPSVSTKINSGLKLQSLRPLGALSVSSNVNAQFFGKVYKVLNFRYANQKPVRAQIQMMPIGTPRVPYKTPGEGGWQWVDLWNALYRDRIIFIGQDIDEQFSNQILATMLYLDSIDSSEKLYMYINGPGGDLTPCMALYDTMQSLKTPIATHCIGQAYNFSAFLLAAGEKGYRTAMPLSRVALQSPAGSARGRADDFRNEADELLRVRDYLFDELASKTGQPREKITEDLNRMKRFNAQEALDYGLIDKIIRPRRIKPEAPSRNAGTGIG